The genomic DNA TTGGTCCAGAGCCCTTTAATAGCGCTTTAAATGGGCAGTATTTACATGATATAATGTCACGTTCAAATAAGCATATTAAAACAGTCTTATTAGACCAAACTAAAATCTCAGGAATTGGAAATATATATGCTGATGAAATATTATTTGATTCAAAAATTCATCCTGAAAAAAGAGCTAGTTCTCTTAAATTAGAAGACTATGAAAGAATCTTAGAATCTTCTAAAAAGATACTTAAAAGATCTATTGATTTAGGGGGATCTACAATTGATACCTATCAACCAGAGCAAGGAATAGATGGAAAATTTCAAAATGAGTTAAAAGTACATACAAGAAAAGGCAAACCTTGCTTTGATTGTGGAAGAATTGTTGAGAAAATTAAAGTAAATGGAAGAGGTACTTATTTCTGCAAAGAATGCCAATTTCTATATTAAGTTGTGTATAACTTTTAAAACACCTTTATTTAAGGTGTTTTTTAATATTTTTTATTAACATTTAATAGTCAATTTTTAAAAGATTATTAAATCTATTTCATTTTTTTCTTTTTTTCTTATTATTAATATGGCACAAGTGTAAGAGGTATGCAATGGATAATTTTAATTACAAAGTGATTTTAAAAAATATGATAGATAATTCAAATCTTAAAATTATAACTTATTTATATCAACCAATTATGGGTTCTAGAGCGGTTTCATTATACTATTCATTAATTAATGAGTCATATATTTTTAATGAATTAAAAAAAATAAACCTTTCAGATACTAGACTTTCAAAGATCACTGATATTGCTCAAAAAAGTTTACCTAAATATTTTAAAAAATTAGAAGCTTTAGGTCTTTTAAGAACATTAGAAAATAAGGAAAAGAAAACTATAATATTTAATATTTATTCTCCATTGGAACCCTCAAGCTTTTTTGAAAATCAGGTTTTTAATAGTGTATTAGTTTCTAAACTTGGTAAAGATGACTATGAACTTGTTAGATTCTCATTTAGAGATGAAGGAGAAGTTTCATTGGAAAGTGGATATAAAGATACATCTTCTAAATTTGTTGAAGTTTTTGGAGAAGTTAAACAAGACATAAATGAAGAGCAAAAAATGATTAAAGCAAAACCAAAAAGATCTAATGCTTTGTTAACAGGATTGAACTATAAGGAGTTAATTAAA from Spiroplasma endosymbiont of Cantharis nigra includes the following:
- the mutM gene encoding DNA-formamidopyrimidine glycosylase, whose amino-acid sequence is MPELPEVETVVRTLNSKVKNLIIKKVKITYPNLIKTDISIEDLENKLKGRKIDNISRIAKHIIFELQDLVLISHLRMEGKWFVFDSDTIYDSKHVEAIFELSENKMMVYSDTRKFGTFHLQEKNTFKSQNPINKVGPEPFNSALNGQYLHDIMSRSNKHIKTVLLDQTKISGIGNIYADEILFDSKIHPEKRASSLKLEDYERILESSKKILKRSIDLGGSTIDTYQPEQGIDGKFQNELKVHTRKGKPCFDCGRIVEKIKVNGRGTYFCKECQFLY